The following coding sequences lie in one Cotesia glomerata isolate CgM1 linkage group LG5, MPM_Cglom_v2.3, whole genome shotgun sequence genomic window:
- the LOC123265831 gene encoding cell cycle checkpoint protein RAD17 isoform X2: MKSNTSWVDLDMDFGPSEPVKKKEPKKPSQPESSLMDLDYIDSLIVSKRSNQTSSLATLLEACDPKKSADLSVSRQKQKELTEWLVDKALPGIPRILVLSGASGSGKTAALKVLAKENKFDIVEWITPTDSAANYYDNNMTIKQADKFLDFFIRATRYNSVMGNQSSRKLLLVKDIPNIYFHDKDSFYDLLTQYFELGTHPLVFICPDSEASRVQQILFPAEIIEKYGIDKINVNATTATAMKNMLKRVTPILNSKAGHMLQVTQHNIDEVLSNSIGDVRSTLLNVIFTSLKIPGQTKSQDCEVREESLGLLHGVGRVINPKREPADKPGGWKFVHNPDEIASYFLSHSNIFLHFLHENYLNTMEKIEFVDIASDILSLSDTLSIEYRDPNLVKLNLSLCIRGLMVSNQTPVTKWNPVRKPRSAETKHQRDLGVAEERYYKSIIRPKAVKNPPNLETTIEAVD, from the exons ATG aaaagtAACACATCATGGGTAGACCTAGACATGGATTTCGGTCCCTCGGAGccggtgaaaaaaaaagagccGAAGAAACCGAGCCAGCCTGAGTCCAGCCTGATGGACCTGGACTACATCGACAGTTTAATCGTATCAAAACGGAGTAACCAGACAAGTAGTCTAGCCACACTCCTGGAAGCCTGCGACCCTAAGAAGTCAGCTGACCTGTCTGTCAGTCGTCAGAAACAGAAAGAACTGACAGAATGGCTGGTAGACAAAGCTCTCCCAGGAATTCCAAGAATCCTCGTGCTGTCTGGAGCTTCTGGCTCTGGAAAAACTGCGGCGCTGAAGGTCCTGGCTAAGGagaataaatttgatataGTAGAGTGGATCACTCCAACTGATTCTGCTGCTAATTACTATGATAATAACATGACAATTAAACAGGCTGATAAATTCCTGGATTTTTTCATCCGCGCCACTAGGTATAATTCTGTGATGGGCAATCAGTCCAGCAGGAAGCTTCTGCTGGTCAAGGATATtcctaatatttatttccatgacAAAGACAGTTTTTATGATTTACTAAc GCAGTATTTTGAACTAGGTACTCACCCCTTGGTCTTCATTTGTCCAGACTCCGAAGCCAGTCGAGTCCAACAAATTCTTTTCCCTGCAGAAATAATCGAAAAGTACggcattgataaaataaacgTGAACGCGACGACAGCAACTGCGATGAAGAACATGCTGAAGCGAGTCACTCCGATCTTGAACTCAAAGGCGGGACATATGCTTCAAGTGACCCAGCACAACATCGACGAAGTCTTGTCCAACAGCATCGGTGATGTACGAAGCACTCTTCTGAATGTAATCTTCACCTCGCTGAAGATACCAGGCCAGACTAAGAGCCAGGACTGCGAGGTCCGAGAAGAGAGTCTGGGGTTGCTGCATGGGGTCGGTAGAGTCATTAATCCTAAACGTGAGCCGGCTGATAAACCTGGAGGCTGGAAATTTGTCCACAATCCTGATGAGATCgcttcatattttttatctcactcaaatatttttctgcaTTTTTTGCAcgagaattatttaaatacaatggaaaaaattgagtttgttGATATTGCTTCGGATATTTTGAGCTTGTCTGATACTTTGTCAATTGAATATCGG gaccCTAATCTTGTTAAATTGAATTTGTCTTTGTGTATAAGGGGCTTGATGGTGAGCAATCAAACTCCTGTCACAAAATGGAACCCTGTGCGCAAGCCTAGATCTGCGGAGACTAAACa tcAAAGAGACCTTGGAGTTGCTGAAGAACGTtattacaaatcaattatCCGACCAAAAGCAGTAAAGAATCCTCCGAATCTCGAAACTACTATTGAAGCAGTtgattag
- the LOC123265831 gene encoding cell cycle checkpoint protein RAD17 isoform X1 has product MPPIKKIKSNTSWVDLDMDFGPSEPVKKKEPKKPSQPESSLMDLDYIDSLIVSKRSNQTSSLATLLEACDPKKSADLSVSRQKQKELTEWLVDKALPGIPRILVLSGASGSGKTAALKVLAKENKFDIVEWITPTDSAANYYDNNMTIKQADKFLDFFIRATRYNSVMGNQSSRKLLLVKDIPNIYFHDKDSFYDLLTQYFELGTHPLVFICPDSEASRVQQILFPAEIIEKYGIDKINVNATTATAMKNMLKRVTPILNSKAGHMLQVTQHNIDEVLSNSIGDVRSTLLNVIFTSLKIPGQTKSQDCEVREESLGLLHGVGRVINPKREPADKPGGWKFVHNPDEIASYFLSHSNIFLHFLHENYLNTMEKIEFVDIASDILSLSDTLSIEYRDPNLVKLNLSLCIRGLMVSNQTPVTKWNPVRKPRSAETKHQRDLGVAEERYYKSIIRPKAVKNPPNLETTIEAVD; this is encoded by the exons ATGCCtccgattaaaaaaatt aaaagtAACACATCATGGGTAGACCTAGACATGGATTTCGGTCCCTCGGAGccggtgaaaaaaaaagagccGAAGAAACCGAGCCAGCCTGAGTCCAGCCTGATGGACCTGGACTACATCGACAGTTTAATCGTATCAAAACGGAGTAACCAGACAAGTAGTCTAGCCACACTCCTGGAAGCCTGCGACCCTAAGAAGTCAGCTGACCTGTCTGTCAGTCGTCAGAAACAGAAAGAACTGACAGAATGGCTGGTAGACAAAGCTCTCCCAGGAATTCCAAGAATCCTCGTGCTGTCTGGAGCTTCTGGCTCTGGAAAAACTGCGGCGCTGAAGGTCCTGGCTAAGGagaataaatttgatataGTAGAGTGGATCACTCCAACTGATTCTGCTGCTAATTACTATGATAATAACATGACAATTAAACAGGCTGATAAATTCCTGGATTTTTTCATCCGCGCCACTAGGTATAATTCTGTGATGGGCAATCAGTCCAGCAGGAAGCTTCTGCTGGTCAAGGATATtcctaatatttatttccatgacAAAGACAGTTTTTATGATTTACTAAc GCAGTATTTTGAACTAGGTACTCACCCCTTGGTCTTCATTTGTCCAGACTCCGAAGCCAGTCGAGTCCAACAAATTCTTTTCCCTGCAGAAATAATCGAAAAGTACggcattgataaaataaacgTGAACGCGACGACAGCAACTGCGATGAAGAACATGCTGAAGCGAGTCACTCCGATCTTGAACTCAAAGGCGGGACATATGCTTCAAGTGACCCAGCACAACATCGACGAAGTCTTGTCCAACAGCATCGGTGATGTACGAAGCACTCTTCTGAATGTAATCTTCACCTCGCTGAAGATACCAGGCCAGACTAAGAGCCAGGACTGCGAGGTCCGAGAAGAGAGTCTGGGGTTGCTGCATGGGGTCGGTAGAGTCATTAATCCTAAACGTGAGCCGGCTGATAAACCTGGAGGCTGGAAATTTGTCCACAATCCTGATGAGATCgcttcatattttttatctcactcaaatatttttctgcaTTTTTTGCAcgagaattatttaaatacaatggaaaaaattgagtttgttGATATTGCTTCGGATATTTTGAGCTTGTCTGATACTTTGTCAATTGAATATCGG gaccCTAATCTTGTTAAATTGAATTTGTCTTTGTGTATAAGGGGCTTGATGGTGAGCAATCAAACTCCTGTCACAAAATGGAACCCTGTGCGCAAGCCTAGATCTGCGGAGACTAAACa tcAAAGAGACCTTGGAGTTGCTGAAGAACGTtattacaaatcaattatCCGACCAAAAGCAGTAAAGAATCCTCCGAATCTCGAAACTACTATTGAAGCAGTtgattag